A genomic window from Camelina sativa cultivar DH55 chromosome 2, Cs, whole genome shotgun sequence includes:
- the LOC104743531 gene encoding U-box domain-containing protein 27: MRKDDLCITVPTFFRCPISLDVMKSPVSLCTGVTYDRASIQRWLDGGNNTCPATMQILQNKDFIPNRTLQRLIEIWSDSVRRRACVESSAELAAPTRDEISDAIDRVKIEKEDRDDREVLSKIVRFGRESDDNRGFLAGKDDFVRLLVDLIDQVGFETTSAAKSLVVQEAVKILSLVRTKISDRRRFSNLILTNGRDRLTVIVFLFRTGNVELKIDCAGLLEFIAVDAESKLLIAERDGLVTELMRSISKDSDSSLIESSLSCLIAISSPKRVKLNLIREKLIGDVTKLLSDPTASSVSVTEKCLKLLEILASTKEGRSEICGGDGECLKTVVKKLMKVSTAATEHAVTVLWSVSYLFKEDKALEAVTSANGVTKILLLLQSNCSPAVRRMLTDLLKVFKVNSRSCLSAYDTKTTHIMPF; the protein is encoded by the coding sequence ATGAGGAAGGATGATCTATGCATCACTGTACCTACGTTTTTCCGATGTCCTATATCACTCGACGTTATGAAATCTCCGGTGAGTCTTTGTACCGGTGTTACTTACGATCGAGCAAGTATCCAACGGTGGCTAGACGGCGGGAACAACACTTGTCCCGCGACGATGCAGATTCTTCAGAACAAGGATTTCATACCTAATCGGACTCTTCAGCGTTTGATAGAGATTTGGTCTGATTCCGTTCGTCGTCGAGCTTGTGTTGAATCGTCGGCGGAGTTAGCTGCTCCGACGAGAGATGAGATCTCCGATGCGATTGATAGAGTCAAGATCGAGAAAGAGGACCGTGACGATCGCGAGGTTTTGTCTAAGATCGTTCGATTCGGGagagaatctgatgataacaGAGGGTTTCTCGCCGGAAAAGATGATTTCGTGAGGCTTCTCGTGGATCTGATTGACCAGGTCGGTTTCGAAACCACCTCCGCCGCGAAATCGCTGGTTGTTCAAGAGGCGGTTAAGATTCTGAGTTTGGTTCGTACCAAAATCTCAGATCGGAGACGgttttctaatcttattttaacCAACGGTCGAGATCGGTTAACGGTTATCGTCTTCTTGTTTCGAACCGGGAATGTCGAATTGAAGATCGATTGCGCCGGTTTACTCGAGTTCATCGCCGTCGACGCTGAATCAAAGCTTTTAATCGCTGAGAGAGATGGATTAGTGACGGAGCTAATGAGATCGATTAGTAAAGACTCCGATTCGAGCTTGATCGAATCGAGTCTATCGTGTTTGATCGCGATTAGCTCACCGAAGCGCGTGAAACTAAACCTGATCCGAGAGAAACTCATCGGAGATGTGACGAAACTGTTATCAGATCCGACGGCGTCGAGCGTTTCAGTCACCGAGAAATGTCTGAAGCTTCtcgagattctagcatccaccAAGGAAGGGAGATCGGAGATTTGCGGCGGAGACGGAGAGTGTTTGAAAACGGTTGTTAAAAAGCTGATGAAAGTGTCGACGGCGGCGACGGAGCACGCCGTGACGGTGCTGTGGAGTGTTTCTTATCTTTTCAAAGAGGATAAAGCATTGGAAGCCGTTACGAGTGCTAACGGAGTTACGAAGATTCTGTTACTGTTACAGAGCAATTGCTCTCCCGCCGTTAGACGAATGTTAACGGATCTTCTAAAGGTGTTCAAGGTGAATTCAAGATCTTGCCTTTCGGCTTACGACACCAAAACGACACATATCATGCCgttttga